The proteins below come from a single Zhouia spongiae genomic window:
- the cas9 gene encoding type II CRISPR RNA-guided endonuclease Cas9 (Cas9, originally named Csn1, is the large, multifunctional signature protein of type II CRISPR/Cas systems. It is well known even to general audiences because its RNA-guided endonuclease activity has made it a popular tool for custom editing of eukaryotic genomes.) has product MTKLGLDLGGSSAGWAKNEDGKIVKSGVITFDTGMFKGQSGGYISPTRERREARSKRNLIKSRKYRKWELLKILVQMKFVPLEEQELQVWSKYQKGRTRKFPESKNFLKWLACDFTYEGSEKHKNPYQLRVKALDQKLTKHEFGRALYHIVQRRGYKDIGETDKETEKQIERRNEDCFKSALDKYGTIAKALNVEFLKKGKRARNQYPLREEYQHELEAICKAQGYNIEKDVEKDYKDEFVKSLWKAIIWQQPLKTQKGNIGKCTLEPAKPRCPVSHPIFEIFRAWQFINTIKFFDENNEKQPLSQEMRERLFFDKFLKKDSNFKFEEIRKFLDKKFGKAKKYNYPIDRKTGKYDTSVSGMPICKGFVDLFDEKAMSALDNIEQYHIGNAPKIIDKYSIYDLWHILFAFDKRTAKDEDFLEKFANDKLGIQNIVRKKKGIEVSVSPLVELKEKFLQGYADLSVKALCKIIPFLKEGYLYNEAVVLAKIPELTDSNWQEKRDVITNVLKKAYQLYNERKTIINIANNLIDKHKGLSPQEMFAYKDFEYTLKPDDVEEIKKACEGSFGETSWENVEDKERILQEVGYEYQDYFYDTKRAYRKSSTLTDIFKDALKENEIELKGELYHHSNRENRYNKNLKTNRKTGEKHLPTYKDTGIEILPVPYIDSIKNPMFNKSMSILRKLINELILAGEIDEDTEVVVELARELNDNNKRAAIEQYQNLRRDNREKYRLFLKEYKNNEKSNLNIEESIPLFEMWAEQTFEETKDENKSEVSNRNHIEILREKDAVKRYELWMEQKGQCMYTGKMISITQLFSNEIDIMHTIPRWLLPDNTMANMTVGFARYNRDLQEQKLPKECNNYFNDSDGWGTAIEPRLEMWKQERDKWKWKYDGVKKPKVNEDEKKKNDRIKAKHYFKMHLDYWKDKVERFEADEVKDSWVRRQLVDTQMVSKYAREYLKLYFKKVAVQKGTVTADFRKLFGFQEEDEIKSRNKHTHHAIDASVLTLIPVNSSRREEILKTYYKADEDKDKVALKRLRAMVKPFSDFNPQELIREIEGKTLIVNYEKDRILNQAVKKVRKRGKIQYVKDKQGKLVLDKEGNRIVKYAKGDTIRSALYAQTYLGKIKDVERYDDGHPKRKNGDWEYKTGKDEFLFVKREDINKVKTSDKLIQSIIDPVVRNLVDGQKKNGIIKDYQGNIIRHVRIKAKTGREVKERINYRSEHDYKNKFYSEAGKIPYAVLLQKSIDGKVEREMLPIASFEVAKAYKQYGKFNFDSFINEQYPEFKDWDKELLKVGQKVLVLKNDKEFDEKNNLDFQHKRLYVITQFSEGSIWLQYHLEANPDNVENNVKLIKDEYLKKLEKKYGLPEVQENNIIENVVERKKDYEKRKFSFNSIKDYRPARLAEYLGEKEVKKILYKLRTDYAARPSKIGEEVQPSLLKMSKENWNYLYEDKDFEVTMLGELNWL; this is encoded by the coding sequence ATGACAAAATTAGGTTTGGATTTAGGGGGTTCTTCAGCTGGCTGGGCAAAAAATGAAGATGGTAAAATTGTGAAAAGTGGAGTAATCACTTTTGATACAGGAATGTTTAAAGGACAATCTGGAGGTTATATTTCTCCAACAAGAGAACGAAGAGAGGCACGTTCGAAAAGAAATTTGATTAAATCAAGAAAATACCGAAAATGGGAATTGTTAAAGATTTTGGTGCAAATGAAATTTGTACCGTTGGAAGAACAAGAGTTGCAAGTTTGGAGCAAATACCAAAAAGGAAGAACACGTAAATTCCCAGAAAGTAAAAATTTCTTAAAGTGGTTGGCTTGTGATTTTACTTATGAAGGAAGTGAAAAACACAAAAACCCATACCAGCTACGAGTAAAAGCACTTGACCAAAAATTAACGAAACACGAATTTGGTCGGGCTTTATACCATATTGTACAGCGTAGAGGTTATAAGGATATTGGGGAAACTGATAAAGAAACCGAAAAGCAAATTGAAAGAAGAAATGAAGATTGTTTTAAATCCGCTTTAGACAAATATGGCACAATTGCAAAAGCGTTAAACGTAGAATTTCTAAAAAAAGGAAAGCGAGCAAGAAATCAATATCCTCTTAGAGAAGAATACCAACACGAATTAGAAGCAATATGCAAAGCTCAAGGTTATAATATTGAGAAAGATGTCGAAAAAGATTATAAAGATGAGTTTGTGAAAAGTTTATGGAAAGCCATCATCTGGCAACAACCATTGAAAACTCAGAAAGGAAATATCGGGAAATGTACTTTGGAACCTGCAAAACCGAGATGCCCCGTTTCTCATCCTATATTTGAAATATTTAGGGCTTGGCAATTTATCAACACTATTAAATTTTTTGATGAAAATAATGAAAAGCAGCCTTTGAGCCAAGAAATGAGAGAGCGGTTGTTTTTTGATAAATTCTTGAAAAAAGACTCAAATTTCAAGTTTGAGGAAATCAGGAAATTTCTTGACAAAAAGTTTGGTAAGGCAAAGAAATACAACTACCCTATAGATAGAAAAACAGGAAAGTATGACACTTCCGTTTCGGGAATGCCAATTTGTAAAGGATTTGTTGATCTATTTGATGAAAAAGCAATGTCAGCTCTTGACAATATAGAACAATATCATATCGGTAATGCACCTAAAATCATTGATAAATATTCAATATATGATTTATGGCATATTCTCTTTGCCTTTGATAAAAGAACCGCAAAAGATGAGGATTTCTTGGAGAAATTTGCTAATGATAAACTTGGTATCCAGAACATCGTCCGGAAGAAAAAAGGTATAGAGGTTTCTGTTTCACCTTTAGTAGAATTAAAAGAGAAATTTTTACAAGGCTATGCAGATTTAAGTGTAAAGGCGTTGTGCAAAATAATCCCGTTTCTAAAAGAAGGTTATTTATATAATGAGGCTGTCGTTTTAGCTAAAATACCTGAATTGACAGACAGTAATTGGCAAGAAAAAAGAGATGTGATTACCAATGTGTTAAAGAAAGCCTATCAATTGTATAATGAAAGGAAAACGATAATCAACATTGCAAATAATTTGATAGATAAGCACAAAGGGTTATCACCTCAAGAAATGTTTGCATATAAAGATTTCGAATATACTTTAAAGCCAGATGATGTTGAAGAAATTAAAAAAGCGTGTGAAGGATCTTTTGGTGAAACATCTTGGGAAAATGTTGAAGACAAGGAAAGAATACTACAAGAAGTTGGTTACGAATATCAAGACTATTTCTACGATACAAAACGGGCTTATCGCAAATCTTCAACCTTGACAGATATTTTTAAAGATGCTTTAAAAGAGAATGAAATTGAATTGAAAGGAGAGTTATACCATCATTCCAATCGTGAAAACCGATACAACAAAAATTTGAAAACAAATCGGAAAACCGGCGAAAAGCATTTGCCTACCTATAAAGATACAGGAATAGAAATTCTGCCGGTTCCCTACATAGATAGTATTAAAAATCCAATGTTCAACAAATCAATGAGCATTTTACGAAAGCTGATAAACGAGTTGATTTTAGCAGGTGAAATTGATGAGGACACAGAAGTAGTAGTAGAACTCGCAAGAGAACTCAATGATAATAACAAACGTGCAGCCATTGAACAATATCAAAATCTACGCAGAGACAATAGAGAAAAATATCGACTTTTCTTAAAAGAATATAAGAACAATGAAAAATCAAACTTAAATATTGAAGAAAGCATTCCCCTTTTTGAAATGTGGGCAGAACAGACTTTTGAGGAAACCAAAGACGAAAACAAAAGTGAAGTTTCAAACAGAAATCATATTGAAATTCTTAGGGAAAAAGATGCTGTAAAAAGATATGAGTTATGGATGGAACAAAAAGGGCAATGTATGTACACAGGAAAGATGATTTCCATAACACAACTATTTTCCAACGAAATAGACATTATGCATACGATTCCTCGTTGGTTATTGCCTGATAACACAATGGCAAATATGACTGTCGGATTCGCACGTTACAATCGTGATTTACAGGAACAAAAGCTACCTAAAGAATGTAATAATTATTTCAATGATTCTGATGGTTGGGGAACGGCTATAGAACCCCGATTGGAAATGTGGAAACAGGAACGTGATAAATGGAAATGGAAATATGATGGAGTAAAGAAACCTAAAGTAAATGAAGATGAGAAAAAGAAGAATGATAGAATAAAGGCTAAGCATTATTTCAAAATGCACCTTGACTATTGGAAAGATAAAGTTGAACGTTTTGAAGCAGATGAAGTAAAAGATAGCTGGGTAAGAAGGCAATTGGTAGATACGCAAATGGTCAGCAAATACGCGCGTGAGTATTTAAAACTGTATTTCAAAAAAGTGGCTGTACAAAAAGGAACGGTTACGGCAGATTTTAGAAAATTGTTCGGTTTTCAGGAGGAAGACGAAATTAAAAGCCGTAATAAGCACACGCACCACGCGATTGACGCATCGGTATTAACCTTAATTCCCGTTAACAGTAGTAGAAGAGAGGAAATTTTGAAGACCTATTACAAAGCAGATGAAGATAAGGATAAAGTAGCCCTTAAGAGATTAAGAGCTATGGTCAAACCATTCTCTGACTTTAATCCTCAAGAACTGATAAGAGAAATAGAAGGAAAAACATTGATTGTTAATTATGAAAAAGACAGGATACTAAACCAAGCAGTAAAAAAAGTCCGAAAAAGAGGAAAAATCCAATATGTAAAAGACAAACAAGGAAAACTTGTTTTGGATAAAGAAGGTAATCGAATCGTCAAATACGCTAAAGGCGATACCATAAGGAGTGCATTGTATGCTCAAACTTATCTCGGAAAAATAAAAGATGTAGAACGCTATGATGACGGGCATCCAAAAAGAAAAAATGGTGATTGGGAATATAAAACAGGCAAAGACGAATTTCTTTTTGTAAAAAGAGAGGATATAAACAAGGTGAAAACATCAGATAAACTAATTCAATCAATAATTGACCCTGTTGTCAGAAATTTAGTAGATGGACAGAAGAAAAATGGTATTATAAAAGACTATCAAGGAAATATTATTCGCCACGTTAGAATTAAAGCAAAAACAGGAAGAGAAGTAAAAGAACGAATAAATTATCGTTCGGAACACGACTATAAAAACAAGTTTTATTCAGAAGCGGGAAAAATCCCTTATGCAGTTCTATTGCAAAAAAGTATAGACGGAAAAGTAGAAAGAGAAATGCTGCCAATAGCTTCTTTTGAAGTTGCAAAAGCGTATAAGCAATATGGTAAATTCAATTTTGATTCTTTTATAAATGAGCAATATCCAGAGTTCAAAGACTGGGATAAAGAGCTATTGAAGGTTGGACAAAAAGTACTTGTTTTAAAAAATGACAAGGAATTTGATGAAAAAAACAACCTTGATTTTCAGCACAAAAGATTGTATGTAATAACTCAATTTTCAGAAGGAAGTATTTGGCTACAGTACCATTTAGAAGCAAATCCTGATAATGTTGAAAATAATGTAAAACTTATTAAAGATGAGTATTTAAAAAAGTTGGAAAAGAAGTACGGTTTACCAGAAGTTCAAGAAAATAATATAATTGAAAATGTTGTTGAAAGAAAAAAAGATTACGAAAAACGAAAATTTTCTTTTAACTCGATAAAGGATTATAGACCTGCAAGGTTGGCAGAGTATTTAGGAGAAAAGGAAGTGAAAAAAATCCTTTATAAGTTAAGAACTGATTATGCGGCGAGGCCTTCTAAGATTGGAGAAGAAGTTCAACCTTCTCTTCTCAAAATGTCAAAAGAAAACTGGAATTACCTTTATGAAGACAAGGATTTTGAGGTTACAATGCTAGGAGAACTGAATTGGTTATAA
- the cas1 gene encoding type II CRISPR-associated endonuclease Cas1, with the protein MIKRTLFFGNPAYLSTKNEQLVVNFPEENKEERTIPIEDLGYVVLESPQITITNGLLMKLVQNKTAVITCDKQHLPCSFLQPLVGHTEQTERMRHQLNASIPLKKQLWQQTITAKVHNQAGHLLKQEKKALKLKRWAKDIKSGDTGNIEAVAAAYYFQHLFDEIDGFSRNQKGVPPNNLLNYGYAILRAVTARALVSSGLLPSVGIFHSNKYNAFCLADDVMEPYRPYVDALVYDIVETGCHIDELTKSIKTELLMIPAMDVIIDGKKSPLMIAMSRTTNSLYECFSGISRKILFPVF; encoded by the coding sequence ATGATAAAACGCACCCTATTTTTCGGCAACCCCGCTTATCTAAGCACCAAAAACGAACAATTGGTGGTCAATTTTCCAGAAGAAAACAAGGAAGAAAGAACCATTCCCATTGAGGATTTGGGCTACGTAGTGCTGGAAAGCCCGCAAATAACCATTACCAACGGATTGCTTATGAAGCTGGTACAAAACAAGACTGCCGTTATTACCTGCGACAAACAACACTTGCCATGTTCCTTTTTACAACCCTTGGTCGGCCACACCGAGCAAACCGAACGTATGCGCCACCAGCTCAATGCCAGTATCCCCCTTAAAAAACAATTGTGGCAGCAAACCATCACAGCCAAGGTTCATAACCAGGCCGGCCATTTATTAAAACAGGAGAAGAAAGCATTAAAACTGAAACGTTGGGCAAAGGACATAAAAAGTGGTGATACCGGTAATATAGAAGCCGTAGCGGCAGCCTATTATTTTCAGCATCTTTTCGATGAAATAGATGGTTTTAGCCGGAATCAAAAAGGAGTACCACCCAACAATCTGCTCAATTACGGCTATGCCATACTCAGGGCCGTTACCGCCAGGGCATTGGTAAGCAGTGGTCTTTTACCATCGGTTGGCATTTTTCACAGCAATAAATACAATGCCTTTTGTTTGGCCGATGACGTGATGGAGCCATACAGGCCATATGTGGATGCTTTGGTATATGACATAGTGGAAACAGGCTGTCATATAGACGAGCTTACCAAAAGCATCAAGACCGAGTTGCTGATGATCCCGGCCATGGATGTAATCATTGACGGAAAAAAAAGTCCGTTGATGATAGCCATGAGCCGGACAACCAATAGCCTGTATGAATGTTTTTCCGGTATTAGCAGGAAGA